One stretch of Ooceraea biroi isolate clonal line C1 chromosome 4, Obir_v5.4, whole genome shotgun sequence DNA includes these proteins:
- the LOC105282557 gene encoding GTP-binding protein Rit2 isoform X2, protein MVALANQGCFSAVTLQFVSHRFLDYHDPTIEDSYQKQVVIDGEAALLDILDTAGQVEFTAMREQYMRCGEGFMICYSVTDRHSFQEIMEYRKLISRVRANEEIPLVLVGNKFDLQHHRKVSMEEGKALAKELGCPFYETSAALRQFIDDAFFSLIRQIRAKEKSRNRKRSRWWRIRSIFAFIFRRKQRHLSHHSL, encoded by the exons ATGGTGGCGTTGGCAAATCAG GGTTGCTTTTCAGCCGTCACGCTGCAGTTTGTCAGTCACAGATTTCTGGATTATCATGATCCTACTATAG AGGACTCATATCAGAAGCAAGTGGTTATCGATGGCGAGGCAGCTCTCTTGGATATTTTGGACACAGCTGGACAG GTGGAGTTCACAGCCATGCGCGAGCAGTACATGAGGTGCGGAGAAGGTTTCATGATATGTTACTCCGTGACGGATAGACATAGCTTCCAAGAGATAATGGAGTACAGGAAACTAATATCGCGGGTGCGCGCCAACGAGGAGATTCCTCTGGTGTTGGTCGGCAACAAGTTTGATCTGCAGCATCATCGAAAG GTGAGCATGGAGGAGGGTAAGGCACTGGCAAAGGAACTAGGTTGTCCGTTTTACGAGACGTCCGCTGCGCTCAGGCAATTCATAGACGACGCGTTCTTCTCGTTGATCAGGCAGATCCGCGCCAAGGAGAAGTCCCGCAACCGCAAGCGCAGCCGCTGGTGGCGGATTCGTTCGATATTCGCGTTCATCTTCCGGCGGAAACAGAGGCACCTTTCCCATCATTCGCTTTAA
- the LOC105282554 gene encoding uncharacterized protein LOC105282554 isoform X1 yields MGIDGMRVGGGRCPPLLVGGLLLACLMLICNWWTLSSENLELVRQIDDLNEQLKISAEERDQCVTLRGNLEQRYKHTEDELASLHVRLEQQIDLKKKNEELEDSVTVCKSELDSLNKLDATRTATLETLRLEKDTINTQLDVKRDENKKLQEEVDKLKEDIERVKLNCNSPPDKKETPILLPPTTTVINKSQLPPVPESAVRVSVAGQRGLKFHGIPILPTDPPGAVRQTPRFSVTMLKKVEMESKQVNGTSIDAAEQDVPADVLEDPENRARDNEDDIQSTDDTMILLDNEEEGKAQDITKKPGDKNK; encoded by the exons ATGGGAATCGACGGTATGAGAGTCGGTGGTGGCAGATGCCCACCCCTCCTAGTTGGAGGACTGCTGCTGGCGTGCCTCATGCTCATCTGCAACTGGTGGACCCTGTCTTCCGAGAACCTGGAGCTCGTCAGGCAGATCGACGACCTGAACGAACAGCTCAAGATTAG TGCCGAAGAGAGGGATCAGTGCGTAACGTTACGTGGTAACTTAGAACAAAGATATAAACACACGGAAGATGAATTGGCTTCGCTACATGTTCGATTGGAGCAACAAATTGaccttaaaaagaaaaatgaagaacTCGAGGATTCGGTAACCGTGTGCAAAAGCGAGCTAGACTCATTGAACAAATTGGATGCCACTAGGACTGCAACATTAGAAACGTTGAGATTAGAAAAAGACACAATTAATACCCAATTGGACGTGAAGCGGGATGAAAACAAAAAGCTTCAAGAGGAAGTAGATAAG TTGAAGGAAGACATAGAGCGAGTTAAACTTAATTGTAATTCACCGCCTGACAAGAAAGAGACTCCCATTCTTCTGCCAC CAACGACGACGGTCATTAACAAGTCTCAATTGCCCCCGGTACCGGAGTCGGCTGTAAGAGTATCCGTAGCTGGTCAGCGAGGTTTGAAGTTCCATGGAATTCCGATCCTACCAACAGACCCACCCGGTGCTGTGCGCCAAACTCCTCGTTTCTCAGTGACCATGTTGAAGAAAG TTGAAATGGAATCGAAACAAGTGAATGGCACATCGATTGATGCCGCGGAACAGGATGTGCCAGCTGACGTTTTGGAAGATCCTGAAAATCGTGCACgtg atAATGAAGATGACATTCAAAGCACAGACGATACTATGATACTTCTAGACAATGAGGAAGAAGGAAAAGCACAGGACATTACAAAAAAACCaggagataaaaataaataa
- the LOC105282555 gene encoding cofilin/actin-depolymerizing factor homolog: MASGVTVADVCKTTYEEIKKDKKHRYVIFYIKDERQIDVEVIGPRDAAYDAFLEDLQKGGSGECRYGLFDFEYTHQCQGTSEASKKQKLFLMSWCPDTAKVKKKMLYSSSFDALKKSLVGVQKYIQATDLSEASEEAVEEKLRATDRN, encoded by the exons GCATCTGGAGTGACAGTCGCGGATGTTTGCAAGACAACGTACGAggagataaaaaaagacaaaaagcATCGATATGTGATCTTCTACATCAAAGATGAAAGGCAGATAGACGTCGAAGTCATCGGACCTCGTGACGCGGCTTACGATGCCTTCCTCGAGGATTTGCAGAAGGGCGGTAGCGGGGAGTGTCGTTATGGGCTGTTTGATTTCGAGTATACTCATCAGTGTCAGGGTACTTCTGAG GCATCTAAGAAACAGAAATTATTCCTGATGTCGTGGTGTCCCGACACGGCTAAGGTGAAGAAGAAGATGTTGTACTCGAGTTCCTTCGATGCTTTGAAAAAATCGCTGGTCGGTGTACAAAAGTACATACAGGCGACGGATTTGTCGGAGGCCTCCGAGGAGGCTGTCGAGGAGAAGCTTCGAGCCACTGACAGGAATTAG
- the LOC105282554 gene encoding Golgi membrane protein 1 isoform X2, with product MGIDGMRVGGGRCPPLLVGGLLLACLMLICNWWTLSSENLELVRQIDDLNEQLKISAEERDQCVTLRGNLEQRYKHTEDELASLHVRLEQQIDLKKKNEELEDSVTVCKSELDSLNKLDATRTATLETLRLEKDTINTQLDVKRDENKKLQEEVDKLKEDIERVKLNCNSPPDKKETPILLPLEMESKQVNGTSIDAAEQDVPADVLEDPENRARDNEDDIQSTDDTMILLDNEEEGKAQDITKKPGDKNK from the exons ATGGGAATCGACGGTATGAGAGTCGGTGGTGGCAGATGCCCACCCCTCCTAGTTGGAGGACTGCTGCTGGCGTGCCTCATGCTCATCTGCAACTGGTGGACCCTGTCTTCCGAGAACCTGGAGCTCGTCAGGCAGATCGACGACCTGAACGAACAGCTCAAGATTAG TGCCGAAGAGAGGGATCAGTGCGTAACGTTACGTGGTAACTTAGAACAAAGATATAAACACACGGAAGATGAATTGGCTTCGCTACATGTTCGATTGGAGCAACAAATTGaccttaaaaagaaaaatgaagaacTCGAGGATTCGGTAACCGTGTGCAAAAGCGAGCTAGACTCATTGAACAAATTGGATGCCACTAGGACTGCAACATTAGAAACGTTGAGATTAGAAAAAGACACAATTAATACCCAATTGGACGTGAAGCGGGATGAAAACAAAAAGCTTCAAGAGGAAGTAGATAAG TTGAAGGAAGACATAGAGCGAGTTAAACTTAATTGTAATTCACCGCCTGACAAGAAAGAGACTCCCATTCTTCTGCCAC TTGAAATGGAATCGAAACAAGTGAATGGCACATCGATTGATGCCGCGGAACAGGATGTGCCAGCTGACGTTTTGGAAGATCCTGAAAATCGTGCACgtg atAATGAAGATGACATTCAAAGCACAGACGATACTATGATACTTCTAGACAATGAGGAAGAAGGAAAAGCACAGGACATTACAAAAAAACCaggagataaaaataaataa
- the LOC105282557 gene encoding GTP-binding protein Rit2 isoform X1: MHSRPPATAMSTVAEPQERNIAYNGKDNVSAVVVQPTTTRCRLRVYKIVVLGDGGVGKSAVTLQFVSHRFLDYHDPTIEDSYQKQVVIDGEAALLDILDTAGQVEFTAMREQYMRCGEGFMICYSVTDRHSFQEIMEYRKLISRVRANEEIPLVLVGNKFDLQHHRKVSMEEGKALAKELGCPFYETSAALRQFIDDAFFSLIRQIRAKEKSRNRKRSRWWRIRSIFAFIFRRKQRHLSHHSL; this comes from the exons ATGCACAGTCGACCACCAGCCACCGCGATGTCGACGGTGGCCGAGCCGCAGGAACGCAACATCGCCTACAACGGCAAGGACAACGTGTCAGCTGTGGTGGTGCAGCCTACCACTACCAGGTGCAGACTCAGGGTCTACAAGATCGTAGTGCTAGGCGATGGTGGCGTTGGCAAATCAG CCGTCACGCTGCAGTTTGTCAGTCACAGATTTCTGGATTATCATGATCCTACTATAG AGGACTCATATCAGAAGCAAGTGGTTATCGATGGCGAGGCAGCTCTCTTGGATATTTTGGACACAGCTGGACAG GTGGAGTTCACAGCCATGCGCGAGCAGTACATGAGGTGCGGAGAAGGTTTCATGATATGTTACTCCGTGACGGATAGACATAGCTTCCAAGAGATAATGGAGTACAGGAAACTAATATCGCGGGTGCGCGCCAACGAGGAGATTCCTCTGGTGTTGGTCGGCAACAAGTTTGATCTGCAGCATCATCGAAAG GTGAGCATGGAGGAGGGTAAGGCACTGGCAAAGGAACTAGGTTGTCCGTTTTACGAGACGTCCGCTGCGCTCAGGCAATTCATAGACGACGCGTTCTTCTCGTTGATCAGGCAGATCCGCGCCAAGGAGAAGTCCCGCAACCGCAAGCGCAGCCGCTGGTGGCGGATTCGTTCGATATTCGCGTTCATCTTCCGGCGGAAACAGAGGCACCTTTCCCATCATTCGCTTTAA